From a single Vanacampus margaritifer isolate UIUO_Vmar chromosome 15, RoL_Vmar_1.0, whole genome shotgun sequence genomic region:
- the LOC144034864 gene encoding uncharacterized protein LOC144034864: MGRLSCLKSPFLRMLNSASTAADFAVMLGLLKRGTIIPVQSDFCHPPSGVSLDLLIGRIGWFLCLNLFIWNADNFFSNFNIQAVPLADHLEAVCNIYPDKTWGQVCMFIPNLAQGGQIWEMALLRISEVHQFLRM; the protein is encoded by the exons ATGGGTAGGCTGTCATGCTTGAAAAGTCCATTTTTGAGGATGTTGAACTCCGCTTCAACAGCAGCGGACTTTGCAGTGATGCTGGGGCTTCTGAAGAGAGGGACCATTATTCCTGTCCAGAGTG ATTTCTGTCACCCACCGTCGGGCGTTAGTCTGGATCTGCTGATTGGACGCATCGGCTGGTTCTTGTGCCTCAACCTCTTCATCTGGAATGCTGACAATTTCTTCAGCAATTTTAACATTCAG gcaGTCCCACTGGCAGATCATCTTGAGGCAGTGTGCAACATCTACCCTGACAAAACATGGGGGCAGGTTTGCATGTTCATCCCCAA CCTTGCGCAGGGTGGCCAAATTTGGGAGATGGCTTTGCTCAGGATCTCCGAAGTCCATCAGTTTCTCCGCATGTGA